From a single Mycolicibacterium moriokaense genomic region:
- a CDS encoding Dps family protein, translated as MTAFTIPGLSDKQGAEVAEILQKALSRYNDLHLTLKHVHWNVVGPNFIGVHEMIDPQVELVRGYADDVAERIAALGASPKGTPGAIINDRTWDDYSVERDTVQAHLAALDLVYTGVIEDTRKAIDRLEDLDLVSQDLFISQAGELEKFQWFVRAHLENSGGKLANAGAKTEKAAAGRAKKSSAK; from the coding sequence ATGACTGCGTTCACCATTCCCGGACTGTCCGACAAGCAGGGCGCCGAGGTCGCTGAGATTTTGCAGAAGGCACTCAGCAGGTACAACGACCTACACCTGACGCTCAAGCACGTGCACTGGAACGTCGTGGGACCGAACTTCATCGGCGTGCACGAGATGATCGACCCGCAGGTCGAACTCGTCCGCGGATACGCCGACGACGTCGCCGAGCGGATCGCGGCGCTGGGCGCCTCACCCAAGGGCACACCGGGAGCGATCATCAACGACCGCACCTGGGACGACTACTCGGTCGAGCGCGACACGGTGCAGGCGCATCTTGCGGCGCTGGACCTGGTGTACACGGGCGTAATCGAGGACACCCGTAAGGCCATCGACCGCCTCGAGGACCTCGACCTGGTCTCGCAGGACCTGTTCATCAGCCAGGCGGGCGAACTGGAGAAGTTCCAGTGGTTCGTCCGTGCGCACCTCGAGAACTCGGGCGGCAAGCTGGCCAACGCGGGCGCCAAGACGGAGAAGGCCGCCGCGGGCCGGGCGAAGAAGTCCTCGGCCAAGTAG
- a CDS encoding DNA-3-methyladenine glycosylase family protein, with the protein MYRSVSVVFAGPASPGLTLSPLRRGRADPCYHDSADGAIWRTSLMRSGPVTARITKSAPDTVECEAWGCGATEFTESLPRQLGYDDDASDFVPAEPTIAAAHRRVPYLRLGRTDRVLEALVPAVLEQRVYGKDARRAWRSLVTKYGAPAPGPAPTHMRVPPTAEVWRRIPSWEFHLANVDPGRARTIVGCAQRADSLERLAGRPPAQARAALMSLPGVGEWTAAEIAQRAFGDADALSVGDFHLAKMIGWSLLGHPIDDPAMVELLEPLRPHRHRAVRLLEVSGLAVNPRFGPRQAIPKLADM; encoded by the coding sequence GTGTACCGCTCGGTCAGCGTCGTCTTCGCGGGTCCGGCCAGTCCGGGACTGACGTTGTCGCCGCTGCGCCGCGGCCGTGCCGACCCGTGCTACCACGACTCCGCCGACGGCGCGATCTGGCGCACCAGCCTGATGCGCAGCGGCCCCGTCACGGCTCGCATCACGAAATCCGCACCCGACACCGTGGAGTGTGAGGCTTGGGGCTGCGGCGCAACGGAATTCACCGAATCTTTGCCGCGCCAGCTCGGGTATGACGACGACGCGTCGGACTTCGTTCCTGCCGAGCCGACGATCGCCGCCGCCCATCGACGGGTCCCGTACCTGCGGTTGGGCCGCACCGACCGGGTGCTCGAGGCGCTTGTTCCTGCGGTGCTGGAACAGCGGGTCTACGGCAAGGACGCCCGGCGGGCGTGGCGGTCGCTGGTCACGAAGTACGGGGCGCCCGCGCCCGGTCCTGCGCCCACGCACATGCGGGTGCCGCCGACGGCCGAGGTGTGGCGGCGCATCCCGTCGTGGGAGTTTCACCTCGCCAACGTCGACCCCGGCCGCGCCCGCACGATCGTGGGCTGCGCCCAGCGGGCCGACTCGCTGGAACGGCTGGCCGGTCGCCCGCCGGCGCAGGCGCGAGCGGCGCTGATGTCGCTGCCCGGCGTGGGAGAGTGGACCGCGGCCGAGATCGCGCAGCGCGCGTTCGGGGATGCCGACGCGCTGTCGGTGGGCGACTTCCATCTGGCCAAGATGATCGGCTGGAGCCTGCTCGGACATCCGATCGACGATCCCGCGATGGTCGAGCTGCTCGAGCCACTGCGCCCGCACCGCCACCGCGCGGTCCGGCTCTTGGAAGTCAGTGGTCTTGCGGTGAATCCGCGATTCGGCCCGAGGCAGGCGATACCGAAGCTCGCCGATATGTGA
- a CDS encoding cupin domain-containing protein translates to MTSTAPRTPLLHATSLIDGEIVEQNDLGSLTRVTADTLPILSGLSIKRAVINPGAMRTPHWHANCTELTYCISGTSLVSVLDSYSKFSSFTISAGEMFHIDSGSLHHIENIGEEPAEFILAFRSERPEDFGLAASLGAMTDAVLGNTYDLPAADFAKMRRDTTDRKFAARAGDPEIPSTARFDDPHKFAVEAQSPAIGVAVGSARLARAQYWPALKDISMYSLRIREDGMREPHWHPITAEMGYVHKGSGRMTVMGPDGSLDTYYLREGDVYFIPRAYPHHIEVVDAPDIHFAIFFDQPMPGDIGYRASASAYSREVLAATFNMHIDDLPAFPFTKTDPLIVNRCNPVDPVAAG, encoded by the coding sequence ATGACCTCAACGGCGCCCAGGACACCCCTTCTTCACGCCACCTCGTTGATCGACGGTGAAATCGTCGAGCAGAACGACCTCGGGTCGCTCACCCGAGTCACCGCCGACACACTCCCGATCCTGTCCGGTCTGTCGATCAAACGGGCCGTCATCAACCCCGGCGCGATGCGCACACCGCACTGGCACGCCAACTGCACCGAGCTCACCTACTGCATCTCCGGCACCTCGCTGGTGTCGGTGCTCGACAGCTACTCCAAGTTCTCCAGCTTCACGATCTCGGCAGGCGAGATGTTCCACATCGACTCCGGGTCGCTGCACCACATCGAGAACATCGGTGAGGAGCCGGCGGAGTTCATCCTCGCGTTCCGCAGCGAGCGTCCCGAAGACTTCGGTCTGGCAGCGTCTCTCGGCGCGATGACCGACGCCGTGCTGGGCAACACCTATGATCTGCCCGCCGCCGACTTCGCCAAGATGCGCCGCGACACCACCGACCGAAAGTTCGCCGCCCGCGCAGGGGATCCCGAGATTCCGTCGACGGCGCGGTTCGACGATCCGCACAAGTTCGCCGTCGAGGCGCAGAGCCCTGCGATCGGCGTCGCGGTCGGTTCGGCACGGCTGGCCCGCGCGCAGTACTGGCCGGCGCTCAAGGACATATCGATGTACTCGCTACGGATCCGCGAAGACGGTATGCGTGAACCGCATTGGCATCCCATCACCGCCGAAATGGGCTACGTCCACAAGGGTTCCGGGCGCATGACCGTGATGGGCCCCGACGGGTCCCTAGACACGTACTACCTCAGGGAGGGCGACGTGTACTTCATCCCGCGCGCCTACCCGCACCACATCGAGGTCGTCGATGCACCGGACATCCACTTCGCGATCTTCTTCGATCAGCCGATGCCCGGCGACATCGGTTACCGCGCCTCGGCGAGCGCGTACTCCAGGGAGGTGCTGGCCGCGACGTTCAACATGCACATCGACGACCTGCCCGCCTTCCCGTTCACCAAGACCGACCCGTTGATCGTCAACCGGTGCAATCCGGTGGATCCGGTCGCGGCCGGTTAG